The window ATCAGCTATGTCACCGCAGTCGCCGTTCCGCCTCACCGAGTGGAAAGCACCACCCGACTGATCGGTTGATTCACTCATCGAGGCGCCTGCCTACCCTTTCAGGGTGCAGGCGTCTCGAATCCCATCCGCCAACTCACGGCCCGCGTCGCAGCCAACAACCGCTGCGCCGCCGGGCCGTTTTCGTCGGCGTGGAACAACGAAGTCGGGCCGACGATGGTCAGCACCGCTGCAACTTGCCCCACCGCGTTGAACACGGGTGCCGACAAGGCATCCACCCCCGGCATCAGCAAACCATGCACATGATGCAGACCGCGTTCGCGAATCTGTTCACACAAGATGGCGTAAGCCTTTTCATCGGCCAACGGGTGATTGGCAGCAGCGATTTCCTGCTCACGTAATTCGTCGGTTTCCCGATGCGGCAGGTAGGCACTGAACACCAGCCCGGTGGAGGAGCTGAGCAACGGCAACACCGAGCCCAACTGCGTGACCACCGTCACCGCGCGCACCGCCGGTTCGATGTGCACAACGGTTGCACCCTGATTGCCCCACACCGCCAGAAAACAGGTTTCGTTGAGTTCGTCGCGCAATTCGGACAGCGGCAGGGCAGCGACTTTCAGCACGTCCATACTGTTGAGGGCGGCCAGGCCCACGCGCAGCGCCTCACGGCCGAGGCCGTAATGGTTGGTGGCGGTGTTTTGCTCGGCAAACCCCGAGGCGATCAACGCCTGCAAATAGCGATGCACTTTGCTCGCCGGCATCTGTACATGTTCGGCCAGACGTGACAGCGAAGTGGAAGGCGACAATTCGGCCAAAGCCTTAAGGATGTCGGTGCCGACTTCGGCGGAGCGCACTTTCTGTTTGCCGTTACTGTCGCTGGTTTTTTCCATGAGGCTGCCGGGATCCGAAAACGAATGGGCGTCTTTATAGCTTGACGCTGGATAGCGAGCAAATTACGTTATGCGTAATCGAATTACGATAATAACAACCCCGGCGTGCCGAAACCTCTGAGCCAGAGCGATGGGCCACTGCCGACTCCCTGTTCAGGAGGCTCCATGAACCTCGATTCAACCGCGTCGTCGCTGGCCTATCAGTCCGGTTTCGGCAACGAATTCAGCACTGAAGCGTTGCCCGGCGCGCTGCCCGTCGGCCAGAACTCCCCGCAAAAAGCCCCGTACGGCCTCTACACCGAATTGTTCTCCGGCACTGCATTCACCATGACCCGCAGTGAAGCGCGGCGTACCTGGATGTACCGGATACAGCCGTCGGCCAATCACCCGGCATTCGTCAAACTGGAGCGGCAACTGGCCGGTGGTCCGTTGGGTGAAGTGACCCCCAACCGCCTGCGCTGGAACGCGCTGGACATGCCGAGCGAGCCGACCGATTTCATCGACGGTCT of the Pseudomonas sp. Seg1 genome contains:
- a CDS encoding IclR family transcriptional regulator; this encodes MEKTSDSNGKQKVRSAEVGTDILKALAELSPSTSLSRLAEHVQMPASKVHRYLQALIASGFAEQNTATNHYGLGREALRVGLAALNSMDVLKVAALPLSELRDELNETCFLAVWGNQGATVVHIEPAVRAVTVVTQLGSVLPLLSSSTGLVFSAYLPHRETDELREQEIAAANHPLADEKAYAILCEQIRERGLHHVHGLLMPGVDALSAPVFNAVGQVAAVLTIVGPTSLFHADENGPAAQRLLAATRAVSWRMGFETPAP